The Procambarus clarkii isolate CNS0578487 chromosome 42, FALCON_Pclarkii_2.0, whole genome shotgun sequence nucleotide sequence cacctcccacaggtaaccccagcaccaacctcccacagtacacctcctacaggtaaccccaacaccaacctcccacagtacacctcccacaggtaaccccagcaccaacctcccacagtacacctcctacaggtaaccccaacaccaacctcacacagtacacctcccacagtaaccccagcaccaacctcccacaggtacaaaatgaagccatgagaattatcttaggatgcccaagaaatgctatgattgagaaaatcaggatggagttgaatctgcagagtattggggatagaattgcagagataaatgtagcttctgccattagattaatgagaggtgggggagctaatgaattggtcctctcagttcaaaaggtgggaagtactgaacaatgtatgatgaagaaaagagcatatatgaataccttatgttctaatgttattaagtatgatgttatttcagagtgtattgctgtgcccaagagaaaatttacaccaccatgggaggattgtaatgtagatgtagtaattactcccttgcaaaagaaaaaaagtatgtatgaaataggagagctgagggcaacatatgattgtataattagaaaattgcctacagaaaacactctactacatgtatattgtgatgggtcagtagctagggatgggaaggcaggatgtatattgtgatgggtcagtagctagggatgggaaggcaggatgtatatgttcttaacattctgaaacctatattgtttgctgatgatactacactcatctactccaaccccaacccacatacactaaatactgtaatgttgttaataatgaactaaaaaaagtccacttatggatgtcaaccaacaaactaacacttaacatagaaaagacctactacatcttatttggaagcaaatctacaaatgcaattcagcttcagatgacaatgtaaacattagcaataacaatgatggaaagtttcttggtctattcttagacaagagactcaacttcagtacccacatacaatacataactaagaaagtctctaaaacagttggtatactctccaaaatcagatattatgtacctaaccctgctctcatctctctatattatacactaatctatccctatctcaactatggtatctgtgcatggggttcaaccactgcaaaccactgcaaaccacctcaagtccatcatcacccagcaaaaatctgctatcagaataatatcaaattctgctttcagacaacacacagcccccttgtttaactccctaaacatgctaaacataatctcactccataaattctcttgtgtcaactacatttacaaaaccctgttcttaaatgcaaatcctgctctgaaactcttcctggacagatgtaataggacccattatcaccacaccagaaataaatatctctttgatatccccagagttaaacttgtataaataaataaataaataaataaatatgtttattcaggtaaggtacatacatacaagtaatgttacattaatggatcgatatatagatagagctagtacatacaatgcctaaagccactattacgcaacgcgtttcgggcaggaaaaacattaatatctagaacttaatactaattgagcataaagaataaaatgtgttgagaacaaatacaaataaagataaaaaaaagagggaacatgactgaaaaagcagcacaaatacaataggttgacaaacagtgttgattaaaaaaaaaaaaaaaataacagacatgggttgacaatagaggggtaaggtaggttagtgaatttattaggtagtgtttagtttttatcttaaactggttgagagaggtacagtctttaacatggttgggaagatcattccacattctgggtcccttgatttgtagagcatttctagtttgattaagtcgtaatcttggaatatcaaaactatttttttctggtgtggtgctcatgggttctgttacaaccttcaatgaagcttttgagcttatatgtatgtatttgtaatgtatgtatgtaaacaatgtatttattatcatttatcaattctgatagaaattacctacttaaaattatctgttagattaaggacctgcctgaaacgctgcgcatactagtggctttacaagattgtaaatactgtactattcaatgtattctcacaaccccaatgttcctacttgtatatatataaataaaataaaataaaatattgtgatgggtcagtagctagggatgggaaggcaggatgcagtatgccaaactgaattcgtgcgccccttgagggacttgaagtagagggatagggatcacaggataagtatgggttgcacaaactactggtaacaggatgagtatgggttgcacaattaattactacaaagtggttgagtatggggtgcacgtaaatgaagactcccaagaagcaaatcagagatcagcccaagcttcatcttgaggcaaagctcaatgccttaagccatattgatgctctgtccacagagcattctctctctcaaatcataatagtacactaatggttccctacaccacccctcaggtgcagctgcagcaggcttgggtgacatgatgactatggggtgcacaataaactaacactcacagaatgagtatgggctgcacaataaactacctctcacaagattagtaataaagaaacattaattttttgggtagggtgactgaaactcatcctggggtaaaaatgtttatttaaatttattatagttaaatgaatttagtaaattattccatatattgtattataagtgaattgacactaaactataaatgatactaataaggttttaaaaatgaaaaacagtaaaaatccttcatgtaagatatggaagttgaaaagtaaattaactgtaaactaaattataaactgtagacataatataaagtattataagtaaaatacctataaactaccaaataatgtgtaaggaaccatttctattgtttgtccttttttacctgtttcctcaggtattttaaaattcccattccgttgttactacactgttttcctggtgtagttccctgtggttcaaattttactacttgtacttcttgctgtttctgaaggattgctaatggtagcccttgttgcaccggcggaactttttgtaaatgttccacctgcggaactttttgtaattgttgaatttcttgcacctgcggtaccttttggactttatgcacctgctgcacttgtagctcgtcaggatttttttccagggcattatcgctatcaccttctgatcctaatgtaagtttatctgcatcaagcttccttgtgcgtgctggaataaaaaataaaaataaaaaataaaaaattttgaaatggaagatcctgtgtaacaaatttaatcagttactatgatcgagccgcagaaattttacaggaaagatatggttgggttgactgcatctatctggacctaaaagaggcattcaatagaattccacataagagtttgttctggaaactggaacatattggaggggtgacaggtaagcttctaacatggattaaaaaatttcaaactgatagaaaaatgagggcagtaatcagaggcaatgtattggactggagaaatgtcacgagtggagtaccacagggtttagttctggcattcatggataaataataaataaattgttcatgatttttttagacaaaagctagaatatgcagcagttgtatggtgcccatatcttaagaagtacatgtacaaacttgaaatgatacaaagacgtcatgggtgtcataggggcaccagcacactggtttgctaaagggcccttaatgctgtcgagaccttatgggcccttggacccattacgttaagacatagtgctgtattgggccacacactttttgccatatacatcaacgacagagatgactgaattgaaattatatatatatatatatatatatatatatatatatatatatatatatatatatatatatatatatatatatatacatatatatatatatatatatatatatatatatatatatatatatatatatatatatatatatatatatatatgtcgtacctaatagccagaacgcacttctcagccaactatgcatggcccaatttgcataataagccaagttttcatgaattaatgttttttcgactacctaacctacctaacctaacctaacctaactttttctgctacctaacctaacctaaccgatagagataggttaggttaggttaggtagggttggttaggttcggtcatatatctacgttaattttaactccaataaaaaaaattgacctcatacgtaatgaattgggtagctttatcatttcataggaaaaaaattagaaaaaatatattaattcaggaaaacttggcttattaggcaaatcgggccttgaatagtaggctgagaagtgcgttctggctattaggtacgacatatatatatatatacatatgtatatatatatatatatacatatgtatatatatatatatatatatgagagaaaataataggtggtgatatatttatatattatgtgaactacttacacaaaaagaagttagtggtgaagatcttcttgtcctcttcttgTATTACGTTGTTTGGTAGGATACCATGTCACCCGTGCTGGTCCTTTCTTGTAATAGATAACGATTGATTCATACCCACAGCCACGCAGATATGTTAgctgaaaagcaaataatatttaaacaataacactatctgggaaaatgcaacaaaataaatgtttgaagcatagctgggcatgtgcaatagaacccataatagaatcacaataccagaaataaatatctttgatatccccagagtcaaagttattctgtgtaaatactctatgcaaataaagggaccttgtctatggaactaacttgctaacaaatttaaaaactgtccaacttctgccattttaaaaaataaaaccaaaaagtacctaaattttttcttgatagtttcctaactagtgtattaaactcgcactgtatcttatgaaatccaatgccagaatatatgtgcctaaaccatacaacttttccattgtaatcattgctatcaccttatatcatgattgttatattgaatgcatatcttactatattataccttgaaatattcctcaaattatgctacaatttatatgttgataaccctcaaattttactttaatgtacatagtaatctttgtgatactttcttacaatgtaccagccaattttttccatttaagctttaaattgcctatttaaaattatctgttagattaaggacctgcccaaaacactatgtgtgctagtggctttacaagaatgtaaaaacatcaattctatgtactctcataatcccagtgtgctatcttgtatataaataaataaacaaatagtatgtaagtactgtacagcattattcatgttgattctataccttatcaagcaagttcagcataagaagaatacaaatgaatacaacagatgtagacaaacttcaatacctgattttcaatccttcgtagaacccggcttgctgtatttcgttctaaagccttcttgcctttaagtagaaaacgggcttcctcttctttcttcattaattctctactgtttcggaagtcacactggcagaacttgcaaacattgcttcggacatgcacacattgtttgcagtttgtgcatctcctcaagaattttccctgaagacctgaaggaaatagtttctaataaaatacttatattcaaatgacctatgctgcaaaaattataagttaaattgttgttaaaatgtactacagtaattaaatatattatttaaattatgaaataatctacattaacactagtgagagcaatgttaaaaattttaggactgcatctggaaataactttaattttggatgtgattaaccatgctgtaactcgtataacaaaactgagaggagttgaatccaacagcctgattgaccaggctgttaatttcaagcgaatactatattattggaagaaaaaaaaattatatatatatatatatatatatatatatatatatatatatatatatatatatatatatatgtcgtacctaatagccagaacgcacttctcagcctactatgcaaggcccgatttgcctaatacgccaagttttcatgaactaattgtttttcgacgacctaacctacctaacctaacctaacctaactttttcggctacctaacctaacctaacctataaagataggctaggttaggttaggtagggttggttaggttctgtcatatatctacgttaattttaactccaataaaaaaaaaatgacctcatacataatgaagtgggtagctttatcatttcataagaaaaaaattagagaaaatatattaattcaggaaaacttggctcattaggcaaatcgggccttgcatagtaggctgagaagtgcgttctggctactaggtacgacatatatatatatatatatatatatatatatatatatatatatatatatatatatatatatataatcaatattgtaactttttttgtgtaatgacgttttcaaataaagttagataaatatacacacataccaaaagaataagggtggtaggagaagaaaatatgaatgtgttcagtgaggatccacaaggtcttctctgagtactctttattttcttctccgaggctatgggtccctacacttgcaccagaggtggtacccctctggtatatatatatatatatatatatatatatatatatatatatatgtcgtacctagtagcccgaacgcacttctcagcctactatgcaaggcccgatttgcctaataagccaagtttttatgaattaattgtttttcgactacctaacctacctaagctaacctaacctaactttttcggctacctaacctaacctaacctataaatataggttaggttaggttaggtagggttggttaggttcggccatatatctacgttaattttaactccaataaaaaaaattgacctcatacataatgaaatgggtagctttatcatttcatcagaaaacaaattagagaaaatatactgtcaggaaaacttggcttattatgcaaatcgggccttgcatagtaagccgagtacgacgttctggctactaggtacaacatatatatatatatatatatatatatatacatacatacatacatacatacatacatacatacatacatacatacatacatacacacatacatatatatatatatatatatatatgacagtgtcagattcagtttactacagtttagtaatttcttaccatttgatgtactaggtagatccatgtttggtgaagttttatagctggagctggaagatcctgtcgagatgacttcttcaaagagaatagcttcaacacacattgtgtcttgagtctaccagtacttggcctacagttaccagatctgatttacagaaactagtgaactatggagataagattgttaataatatactttttttgagattcatatgacttgcagcttaaaaaccaaccttattttaaaatagtacactaaagtacatagcaaattgcgaaattcgtagttttttaactactttaaagctaaattctcaagctttgaaaataagcacaatttgctattttaagcggaatctggcaactctgatttagcatgtaaacattgacttgcattcacaatgtagttatttatttttcaacaatttaaaacgagttatgaaaatacacacattggtacattattgcaaaggcactatactatatatatatatatatatatataaattgttgcaagtcgagcaacaaatattttacattgaacaacaaatgagattggaaaagcagtattgccaaaatagaccccagacacaccctgtgggtagtaatggacccccataccgaccctatgaggggtagtggaccccataataacactatgggcgatagtggacactatacaaacactatgggcggtagttgacttcatagagaccctgtgggcggtaagggaccccctatcgaccctgtgggcggcagtggaccccctatcgatcctgtgggcggcagtggaccccctaccgaccctgtgggcggcagtggacccctaccgaacgtgtgggcggcagtggaccccctaccgaccctgtgggcggcagtggaccccctatcgatcctgtgggcggtagtggaccccccccatatcgaccctgtgggcggcagtggaccccctatcgatcctgtgggcggcagtggaccccctaccgacccagtgggtggcagtggaccccctgccgaccctgtgggcggtagtggacccctaccgaccctgtggacggtagttgacttcatagcgacccagtgggcggtagtggaccccataccgaccctgtgggtggcggtggactccataccgactctgtgggcggcagtgaaccctatatactaatcctgtgggcgatactgtaccctatagtcatcctgtgggggcaatggatgccatacatatccagtgggtgttattgtaccccatacttattctgtgggtggttggagccccatacccatcctgtgggttatagtggaccccatactcatcctgtgggtggtattggaccccatacctatcctgtgggtggttgtgagcccatacccatcctgtcggtggtagtggacgcaatacacatccagtggatggtattggatcccatacccttcctgtgggtggaagtgatccccataccattcctgtgggtggatgtgacccccatactcatcctgcgggtgttattggaccccttacccacctaacaggtggtagtggaccctatactaatcctataatttccaataatccacaccataccatcctgtttgcagtagtttaccctatatacattccaacataacatcgttttctgttagcgttcctacaaaacattctttaaagatttctaaagcacaaactatagtatataatattgattggtgaagcacttattctatgtaataatttattgtgcttattataatttactaagaacaactaatatttctcaaaacaaaactacgagccttcaataggatgtagctgatctgtaatattataagagcatggacaatagtaggtgaatttcacaacccatgtgggacctgaaaactacaattttcgttataattgaaccaatcacgactattcagctatctacgttgatggacgagtactgtgagacgtaaattggtacgtgaggaagagtttgagccttggtaaaaaagttaactgggaatatatcacatatgtactaaatcacattccacatattgactttaagcactagtcatatatgtactgtcttgtgtgagaacgggttgaatagggtagtctgcattaagcatttggcactgagttttcctatataacagggctcgatgaaagagcatccggggtcccacactatctcatcgcctgggagaggattggagttctggttggttaaataccccagaattcctacctctcttaatggctttgaagtatggtgtagtggatacagcatgcaactgccacattgttggccagtgttcaagtcccctggtgggaggggtgtctaaaaagttataaacttcagctactagaatagggtagtctgtgcattaagcatttcgcactgagttttcccatataacagggctcgatgaaagagcatccggggtcccacactatctcatcgcctgggagaggattggagttctggttggttaaataccccagaattcctacctctcttaatggctttgaagtatggtgtagtggatacagcatgcaactgccaccttgttggccagtgttcgagtcccctggtgggatgagtgtctaaaaagttataaacttcagctactggaatagggtagtctgtgcattaagcatttggcactgagttttcccatataacagggctcgatgaaagagcatccggggtcccacactatctcatcgcctgggagaggattggagttctggttggttaaataccccagaattcctacctctcttaatgtctttgaagtatggtgtagtggatacagcatgcaactgccaccttgttggccagtgttcgagtcccctggtgggatgagtgtctaaaaagttataaacttcagctactggaatagggtagtctgcattaagcatttggcactgagttttcccatataacagggctcgatgaaagagcatccggggtcccacactatctcatcgcctgggagaggattggagttctggttggttaaataccccagaattcctacctctcttaatggctttgaagtatggtgtagtggatacagcatgcaactgccaccgtgttggccagtgttcgagtcccctggtggaatgagtgtctaaaaagttataaacttcagctactggaatagggtagtctgtgcattaagcatttggcactgagttttcccatataacagggctcgatgaaagagcatccggggtcccacactatctcatcgcctgggagaggattggaattctggttggttaaataccccagacttcctacctctcttaatggctttgaagtatggtgtagtggatacagcatgcaactgccaccttgttggccagtgtttaagtcccctggtgggatgagtgtctaaaaagatataaacttcagctactggaatagggtagtctgtgcattaagcatttggcactgagttttcccatataacagggctcgatgaaagagcatccggggtcccacactatctcatcgcctgggagaggattggagttttggttggttaaataccccagaattcctacctctcttaatggctttgaagtatggtgtagtggatacagcatgcaactgccaccttgttggccagtgttcgagtcccctggtgggatgagtgtctaaaaagttataaacttcagctactggaatagggtagtctgcattaagcatttggcactgagttttcccatataacagggctcgatgaaagagcatccggggtcccacactatctcatcgcctgggagaggattggagttctggttggttaaataccccagaattcctacctctcttaatggctttgaagtatggtgtagtggatacagcatgcaactgccaccgtgttggccagtgttcgagtcccctggtggaatgagtgtctaaaaagttataaacttcagctactggaatagggtagtctgtgcattaagcatttggcactgagttttcccatataacagggctcgatgaaagagcatccggggtcccacactatctcatcgcctgggagaggattggaattctggttggttaaataccccagaattcctacctctcttaatggctttgaagtatggtgtagtggatacagcatgcaactgccaccttgttggccagtgtttaagtcccctggtgggatgagtgtctaaaaagttataaacttcagctactggaatagggtagtctgtgcattaagcatttggcactgagttttcccatataacagggctcgatgaaagagcatccggggtcccacactatctcatcgcctgggagaggattggaattctggttggttaaataccccagaattcctacctctcttaatggctttgaagtatggtgtagtggatacagcatgcaactgccaccttgttggccagtgtttaagtcccctggtgggatgagtgtctaaaaagttataaacttcagctactggaatagggtagtctgtgcattaagcatttggcactgagttcttccatataacagggctcgatgaaagagcatccagggtcccacactatctcatcgcctgggaggggattggagttctggttggttaaataccccagaattcctacctctcttaatggctttgaagtatgctgtagtggatacagcatgcaactgccaccttgttggccagtgttcgagtcccctggtgggatgagtgtctaaaaagttataaacctcagctactggaatagggtagtctgcattaagcatttggcactgagttttcccatataacagggctcgatgaaagagcatccggggtcccacactatctcatcgcctgggagaggattggagttctggttggttaaataccccagaattcctacctctcttaatggctttgaagtatggtgtagtggatacagcatgcaactgccaccttgttggccagtgttcgagtcccatggtgggatgagtgtctaaaaagttataaacttcagctactggaatagggtactctgtgcattaagcatttggcactgagttttcccatataacagggctcggtgAAAGAGCAtctggggtcccacactatctcatcgcctgggagaggattggagttctggttggttaaataccccagacttcctacctctcttaatggctttgaagtatggtgtagtggatacagcatgcaactgccaccgtgttggccagtgttcgagtcccctggtggaatgagtgtctaaaaagttataaacttcagctactggaatagggtagtctgtgcattaagcatttggcactgagttttcccatataaaagggctcgatgaaagagcatccggggtcccacactatctcatcgccttggaggggattggagttctggttggttaaataccccagaattcctacctctcttaatggctttgaagtatgctgtagtggatacagcatgcaactgccaccttgttggccagtgttcgagtcccctggtgggatgagtgtctaaaaagttataaacctcagctactggaatagggtagtctgcattaagaatttggcactgagttttcctatataacagggctcgatgaaagagcatccggggtcccacactatctcatcgcctgggagaggattggagttctggttggttaaataccccagaattcctacctctctt carries:
- the LOC138373384 gene encoding uncharacterized protein isoform X2 produces the protein MCVEAILFEEVISTGSSSSSYKTSPNMDLPSTSNGLQGKFLRRCTNCKQCVHVRSNVCKFCQCDFRNSRELMKKEEEARFLLKGKKALERNTASRVLRRIENQHAQGSLMQINLH
- the LOC138373384 gene encoding uncharacterized protein isoform X1, which codes for MCVEAILFEEVISTGSSSSSYKTSPNMDLPSTSNGLQGKFLRRCTNCKQCVHVRSNVCKFCQCDFRNSRELMKKEEEARFLLKGKKALERNTASRVLRRIENQLTYLRGCGYESIVIYYKKGPARVTWYPTKQRNTRRGQEDLHH